A DNA window from Helianthus annuus cultivar XRQ/B chromosome 15, HanXRQr2.0-SUNRISE, whole genome shotgun sequence contains the following coding sequences:
- the LOC118487456 gene encoding uncharacterized protein LOC118487456, which translates to MVFDLRDIPENLKVKIVAIRFRKYASLWWENVQKQRQREDYHNLKQGSLTVEEFINAFEQHRLRCGIDEEEEQVIARFLAALRSDIADVVSLQQYWSFSDVCMLAHRVEKQLASKGKAPTRIPPSRRFTIPTNPNKTDAIKPISQAQQTPTIPSNQTAQAQHAQRCYKCHRLGHLKRECPNKQVVALIDETKPVYDSEPEDDTHEPSHVVLPDTDEALIIQRVLNTTVPDSSDNTSWLRNTFFRTKCTAKGKLCTVIIDGRSCENIVSSTMFSIGDKYVDEVWCEVLPMDACHILLGRPWQYDRRAKHDGFRNTYSFKKDGINITLAPCDPRKKPGPSSVVSKSVFTTLLKTETPQVLFGLFLTEPNHTANPVLPQVLPLITEYADVFPDDIPTGLPLMWDIQHCIDFLPGASIPNKPAYRMNSSEFTELNCQVQELLEKGLIRESMSPCTVPAFLVPKPNGTFRMCVDSRAVNKITVKYRFPIPKFDDLLDHLHGARIFSKIDLRSGYHQIRMREGDEWKTAFKTCDDLYEWMVMPFGLSNAPSTFMRLMNHIFKPFIAPRPPTKYF; encoded by the exons ATGGTTTTTGATCTCCGAGACATTCCAGAAAATCTTAAGGTAAAAATTGTTGCCATCCGTTTTCGTAAATATGCTTCTTTGTGGTGGGAGAACGTACAGAAACAACGACAACGGGAGG ATTACCACAATCTGAAACAGGGTTCCTTGACGGTAGAAGAATTTATTAACGCTTTTGAGCAACATCGTTTGAGGTGCGGTATAGACGAAGAAGAGGAACAGGTTATTGCCAGGTTTTTGGCGGCACTCAGATCCGATATTGCTGATGTTGTCAGCCTTCAGCAGTATTGGTCGTTTTCCGATGTTTGCATGTTAGCTCACCGGGTTGAAAAACAATTAGCGTCGAAAGGAAAAGCCCCTACCCGTATACCCCCCTCTCGGCGCTTTACTATCCCTACAAACCCAAACAAAACTGATGCCATTAAGCCCATCTCCCAGGCCCAACAAACACCCACTATCCCCTCCAACCAAACCGCACAGGCCCAACATGCCCAACGGTGTTATAAGTGCCACAGACTGGGCCACCTTAAGCGAGAATGCCCCAATAAACAGGTAGTGGCCCTAATAGACGAAACAAAGCCCGTTTATGACTCGGAACCCGAAGACGATACCCATGAACCGTCCCACGTTGTTTTACCCGATACCGACGAGGCTTTAATAATTCAACGAGTCCTCAACACTACCGTCCCCGATTCCTCCGACAACACTTCGTGGCTTCGTAACACATTTTTTCGCACCAAATGTACCGCCAAAGGTAAGCTTTGTACGGTTATTATCGATGGCAGGAGTTGTGAAAATATTGTATCATCCACCATG TTTTCGATCGGTGATAAATACGTCGACGAGGTTTGGTGTGAAGTTTTACCTATGGATGCGTGTCACATTTTACTCGGTAGACCATGGCAATATGATCGGCGAGCAAAGCATGATGGGTTTCGGAATACATACTCGTTTAAAAAAGATGGGATTAATATTACCTTAGCCCCGTGTGACCCACGAAAAAAACCCGGCCCCTCCTCGGTGGTATCCAAATCGGTTTTCACCACTTTGTTAAAAACCGAGACGCCACAAGTGCTTTTCGGGTTGTTCTTGACCGAGCCGAACCACACTGCCAACCCCGTCCTGCCTCAAGTCCTACCGCTCATTACCGAGTATGCCGACGTTTTCCCTGACGACATCCCCACGGGTCTCCCACTCATGTGGGATATCCAGCATTGTATTGATTTCCTTCCAGGGGCGAGTATACCGAACAAGCCTGCTTATCGTATGAACTCGTCCGAATTTACCGAGTTGAACTGCCAGGTACAGGAATTGTTAGAAAAAGGGTTGATTCGTGAAAGTATGAGTCCGTGCACCGTACCTGCTTTCTTAGTTCCAAAGCCGAATGGGACGTTCCGTATGTGTGTTGACAGTCGAGCGGTAAATAAGATCACAGTCAAATATCGTTTTCCCATTCCCAAGTTTGACGATTTACTCGATCATTTGCATGGGGCTCGGATTTTTTCTAAAATCGATCTGCGTAGCGGTTACCACCAAATCAGGATGCGTGAAGGCGATGAATGGAAAACGGCCTTCAAGACATGTGACGATCTCTATGAGTGGATGGTGATGCCGTTCGGGTTATCGAACGCACCAAGCACGTTCATGCGTCTTATGAATCATATTTTTAAACCGTTCATTG CACCTCGTCCACCTACGAAGTATTTTTGA
- the LOC110875905 gene encoding uncharacterized protein LOC110875905: MFRFSCFHSPAHSLKPKKTVKLSTEAMQKTLEDHNKNKPYKDPVFSKEVHEGDNANPFPSSAGQDGKSEGLKSRNDTDSEHNQESRGMRKCVSLGAGLAAYQDMTSGDYSSSSYGNRSGHEYQNTRASVSPQISSNMVNHASDLSLDRLPRSDDEVGDNSETRLSGSSSRTPCASHAFVKSNSLPYMHLAHTNVVDNLIDNNANETLLEHEVESDNVDHADKSDGDEEYDYAGSAKDWIVPPVDETGKGKSVQEDYSGCQWEGLPNEDFKIRRIEKWIMDLQHSSSLEETDTLTDLDHHGQNDNNTTLDPIPASKNDAKSVLGMDAAKRYISSLNAAATSAQLANHGLVVIPFLSAFSSLRALNLSGNSIVRITVGALPRGLHILNLSKNSISTIEGLRELTKLRVLDLSYNRILRIGHGLAACSSLKELYLAGNKISEVEGLHRLLKLSVLDLRFNKLSTTKSLGQLAANYNSLQAISLEGNPAQKNIGDEQLRKFVIGLLPNIAYFNRQSIKSGALKDSADRAARHGISAHQVDRGLRSESKKSTHGRRGRNVRLPPSGVKAIGDRQQFPDVSSQLVSFRPDLAMRRAHSEGLLRAI; encoded by the exons ATGTTTAGGTTCTCCTGCTTCCATTCTCCCGCTCATTCACTGAAACCAAAG AAAACTGTCAAATTGTCGACTGAAGCTATGCAAAAAACACTGGAAGATCACAACAAAAATAAACCTTACAAAGATCCTGTCTTTTCCAAAGAAGTTCATGAAGGCGATAATGCGAATCCATTTCCATCGTCAGCGGGTCAAGACGGAAAATCTGAAGGGCTTAAAAGCCGGAATGACACCGATAGTGAACACAACCAAGAAAGCAGGGGAATGAGAAAGTGCGTGTCGCTAGGAGCTGGCCTCGCAGCCTACCAGGACATGACGTCTGGCGATTATTCGTCTTCTTCTTATGGTAATCGTAGTGGACACGAATATCAGAACACCCGGGCTTCTGTTTCTCCTCAAATAAGCTCGAatatggttaatcatgcatcagaTTTGTCACTTGATCGCCTACCACGATCTGATGATGAAGTTGGTGATAATTCTGAGACGCGCCTTTCTGGTTCTAGCAGCCGTACACCATGCGCCTCACACGCGTTTGTGAAGTCTAACTCATTGCCGTATATGCATTTGGCTCACACCAATGTGGTTGATAACTTGATTGATAATAATGCTAACGAAACTTTGTTGGAACATGAAGTTGAAAGTGATAATGTAGATCATGCCGACAAAAGTGATGGTGATGAAGAATACGACTATGCGGGTTCCGCAAAAGACTGGATTGTCCCTCCTGTGGATGAAACAGGCAAGGGCAAAAGTGTCCAAGAAGATTATTCGGGGTGTCAATGGGAGGGATTGCCAAATGAGGATTTCAAGATAAGACGGATTGAGAAATGGATTATGGATCTCCAGCATTCTTCTTCATTGGAAGAAACTGACACGCTTACGGACCTTGATCACCATGGGCAAAATGATAATAACACTACCTTGGATCCCATACCAGCTTcaaaaaatgatgctaagtctgtTCTGGGCATGGATGCTGCTAAAAGATACATTTCTTCTTTGAATGCTGCAGCCACATCGGCTCAGCTTGCAAACCATGGGTTAGTCGTGATCCCGTTTCTGAGTGCTTTCTCGAGCCTCAGGGCTCTTAATCTTTCAGGAAATTCAATAG TGAGAATTACAGTGGGTGCACTTCCTCGTGGTCTGCATATTTTGAATCTGTCAAAGAACAGTATCTCCACCATTGAAGGGCTTCGAGAACTCACGAAACTACGTGTACTTGATCTTAGCTACAACCGGATCCTCAGAATTGGGCATG GTCTTGCAGCATGTTCTTCATTGAAAGAACTATACTTGGCAGGAAACAAAATAAGTGAAGTGGAGGGTCTGCATCGTCTCCTGAAACTAAGCGTGTTGGATCTGCGTTTCAACAAGCTGTCCACCACAAAAAGCCTGGGACAGCTAGCAGCAAATTACAACTCTTTACAAGCCATCAGTCTGGAGGGCAACCCTGCACAGAAAAACATAGGAGATGAACAACTGAGGAAGTTTGTTATTGGTCTTCTGCCTAATATTGCTTACTTCAACAGGCAATCAATCAAATCTGGTGCTTTGAAAGACTCGGCTGACCGAGCTGCCCGACATGGGATTTCTGCACATCAAGTTGACCGTGGCCTAAGGTCAGAATCGAAAAAGTCAACACATGGGAGGAGAGGGCGTAATGTGAGGCTGCCACCAAGTGGAGTTAAGGCGATAGGGGATCGACAACAGTTTCCTGATGTGAGTAGCCAACTTGTGAGCTTCAGGCCGGATCTTGCTATGCGAAGAGCTCATAGTGAAGGGTTGCTGAGAGCGATTTGA